From the genome of Magnolia sinica isolate HGM2019 chromosome 12, MsV1, whole genome shotgun sequence:
CTAACAAGtggccacgaatcagaggttaggttaTTCAACCAACCTGAATTTGGGACTGACTACGGGACAGTGGGTTCgataatttagtcagtttaatttgagttaatgtatgtcacatgtacaatttgAGCATCTGCATATCAACTGTCATATTCTGCCATAGGATCAAATGACTCCactaccttctctctctctctctgttttttttttttttttttttttttaaatgcttgaatgagaggCATGTGGAATCTATTTGGGTGACCATAGTTCCCAAGGGTGATGAGATGTGCTACAAAACAGTTCTCATCTGACTTGTGATTCCGGGTGgaagaattaaaaaaatgaaaagaaagaagaagagcaaATGCCCATTTAATGCAGGTTCTGTTTTCCATGCTGCCCAAACAACAGGTGTATTGTGCTCCCAATGACAATTTGGCTCATACAACCAAATTGTTAAGATAGAGGTTTGCTAGCTCCACATGTGGCAACCTGGCATTTGGGTTGGCTGCTTGAGGTATGAATGAAGTTTAGCCCAACATGTGACAACCTAGCATTTGGGTTGCCTgcttgagctttttttttttttttagatcataaaAAGAGGCCAAGAGCCACATGTCTAAGGAAGTTTTATATGTCagtggcatctctctctctctctctctctctctctctctctctctctcatgtttccACTAGTCTTATGTTTTGAAAACAGAATAGTTATTGCTTTCTCCTGATTAGTGATTAATTGGGCTGATTCAAGGGTTACTTCATCATTATGTTTCTacaattaaataatttttttttgcatGCTCATTGATTTCAATTCCTAAAATTATATAGAAGAGAGTAATTTAATACTTTTgtagaatatgccaatatgaTTTACTAGATTAAGCTAAGGgttgttattgtttttttttcttttaatatattttttcttcttcatttataaatagtaatttttgtGCCCTCACATTTATTTCGTAGCTTTTGATTAACCGAATTTATGTTTACTTTGAACTTGTAGTTGGGGAAATGGAGTCACAACCTAATGCAGGTGTAGAGAATCATAATGGACGCCAGACAAATCATAATGAACACCAGACAAATCATAATGAAGAAACAATCTCACATCCATATGATTTCATTCCAGAAGCACCTAAGGAAGTGAAACCAATAGTTGGTATGGTGTTCATTTCTGAAAATGTTGCATATGATTTCTACAATGAAtatgctagatggtgtggatttagtatACGAAAAGGTTCAACGCGGAATAGTATGAAAACAGGTGAAACAATTATGCGAAGTTTTATATGTTCTAAGGAAGGGTATCGACATCGCAAGCATATAGAAGCAACAGATCATAAAAAGAGACCAAGAGCCATGACAAGATGTGATTGCAGGGTAAAGATTGTAGTTCACAAAAATGGATCAGATAGATGGGAAGTTAAGACATTTGTGGAAGCACATAGTCACAATTTAATGAGTCCAAGTAAGGTTCATTGTTTACGATCACATCGACATTTTACAGATTCTCATAAGGTTGTCATGGATAACATGAGAAAAGCAGGTATTGGCGCAGCTAAagtgttaaatttttttacaaatgAAGCTGGAGAACCTGAGAAAATGGGTTTTATTGATGAAGATGCAAGAAATGCTCTAAAAATTCAAAGGCGTGACAAACATGGCAAAAGTGCTCAAGAGTTGCTTCTTTACTTTCAAAATAAACAGAGGAATGATGATAATTTTACTTATGCAATCCAAATTGACAATGAATGTAGATTGACATCTTGTTTTTGGGCAGATAATATTTCAAAAATAGACTATGAAGCTTTTGGTGACGTTGTATGTTTTGACACAACATACAAGACAAATGAATTTGATATGCCTTTTGGTCCATTTGTCGGAGTCAACCACCATAAGCAATCGATCTTGTTTGGTGCCGGGCTTCTGTTTGGTGAAACCATTGAAGATTTCGAATGGTTATTTCAATCATGGTTACAAGCTATGGGTGGGAAGCTTCCAAAGGCCATAATCACAGATCAGGATCCAGCAATTGCTGCTGCAATTGCAAGTGTATTTCCGAATACCGAGCATAGGTTGTGCATGTGGCACATTGTTCAGAAGCTTCCAGAGAAGTTAGGTAAAGTAATTAATGAGGACCCATCATTCAACACTGATTGGAGAAATTGTGTATATATGTGCGATGAGGAAGCCGAATTTGATGCATTATGGTCGAAAATGATTGTAGATTATAATCTTGAAGAAAATAAATGGTTACAAGATTTGTACACGATACGTAAAATGTGGATTCCAGCTTATGTCAAGAAAACATTTTATGCAGGGATGTCAACGACACAACGGAGTGAAGGTATGAATGCCTTCTTTGATTATTTTGTAAGTCATAAGTCAACGTTATTAGAATTTGCAGAAGGATATGATCGCGCTTTACAAAAACGTCGGCATAATGAGTTGAAATCGGATTGTGACACTTTATATAGTATACCTGTAGCAATAACCTCAATTGATATTGAAATAGAGATGGCAAAAATTTATACAAGAGAAGTATTTTATGACTTTCAAGTAGAAGTGAAGGCAAGTGCTTTACTTGTTAATAAGTTGGTAGTAAGGGAAGGACCATTAAGTAAATATAATATATTCGACTATAGAAGGAATGATAAAATGTATACAATTATTTGGAACCATGATGAACGGTTCGGTTCTTGTACTTGTCAGAGCTTCGAATTTCGTGGGATTGTTTGCAGGCATTTATTAGTTGTGTTTAAGGAAGAATCCATCATAAAAATGCCTTTTCATTATATACTTAAAAGGTGGCCGAAAtgcgaaagaaaaaaataaaagtgaCTCAACTCCTCTGTCTTCAAACATTGATGAGTCAACCATCTTGGGGCGCAATAAAATGTCTCGTATGATGAACTATTTAATAAATGAAGGAACGAGGACTCCAGAAATAATGGAACCTGTGTTATCAGCTTTAGAAGATTTGGTTGCAAATGTTCGTCAAAAATGTGGAGTCGAAGAAGAAACTAGTATTGACAAGAATGTTGagggtggtgaaagcaatctattGTTCAATGCACATTCTAAGAACTCTTACGTAGTACTTGATCCGATGGTTGTTAGTACTAAAGGCCGAACGAGTAAAAGATATAAATCTGGCAGGGAGGAGAATAGTAAGTTATGTCGTGGGTGTAACAAGTGGGTTATTGGGCATGATAAACGAAATTGTCCTATATATAACCAACTTGATAATGCATCTGAAGAAGCCaggtatatatttttttcttgtatttttatttgatttcttacaTACATTGCATTATTTTAAACTACATTCATTATCTCCACAGTTATGGCAGTAACGTTGAAAGAGGAAAGGGAAAAGCAGTTGGTAGGCCAAGAGGAAAAAATATAGTACAGGGTCGTGGTAGGATGTTAAATCAAGGTAATTAAAAAATAACTATCAAGGCATTTATTAATGAATGCTTAATATATACTTTTGATTTTCACGTACTTATATAATCTCACATGATTAGATTGATCGGTACCAAAGGCATGGTGTCTTAAATGTCTACAAGCTTGCGCCATCGGCTACATGTACGAATTCTAACCCTTTTATTAAAACAATAACTTAAATATATGTTCTTTTCCTTTTGATAACTACATTTTTTTGGTTCTTTTCCTTTCCATGCATATAGTTAAGTTTCAGTGGATGTATAACTGAAAATTTTTCTGGTCATTTTGTATGCAGGAATAACTTGAAATTGTTTACTAAGAAGATACCTATTATAGATTACGGAAGATTGAAGCATCCACTACTCTTAATGTTGACGATGTggattgatttcattttcatggcaataacgtgcattttttatttttatattttcatattcttattataaaatatttgcgTGCATGTTTCAAGGACAGTGAAACATTCAACTATTGTTGATCGGTGTTTTAAGGTcgttgaaattttgaataacattttcttttttcaaataacATACATAGAAGTAAATAAGTGAGAAATATTAATTGACTTGGTATGATTGCAAGATTTTGTGCTTTCCCTTGTCTTTCATAGACCGGAACAATCCAATTTATGATTTTACAGTCAGTTGTACATATCCCTCCCTTGGGCTTTGTTCCCTCCAACATCATTGCACTTGCATCGTAGAAAAAGCTATCATTCATAACCATACTCTAATGGAACTTATCCCCACGGCCCATTGAAGCCATTGAATATCTTCTGGGTTTCATCCAACCCACCATAGAAATAGCTGTCATTCACCCCCGTCTGTTCACCTCCACCATATTGTAGACCATTCTCCTTGCTGTAGCTGATCTGGTTGCAGCTCCCATCAGAAGAACTACAGTTATTCTCCCCTCCAAGCATGTAAGCTCCATCTTTCATTTGATATGAGTCAATACGTCTCTTGTTTGTCAAGGATGggcaatttttttcttcaaaaaggaTTCTTCAAATTGAGCATAGATGTTCCTCATCGCTTGTGAGTTCATCAGCTAGAATGATCACTTCACTAGCTGTTTGTAGCTTTATCCATGTATTCAGTTAGAAAGCCAATGTATGTAAAACAGATCTGCAGTCTAACttttatgcttattacaagtaatCAAACAAGTTTTATGTGTGATATTTATGTTAAGGAATTGATCAGTAATTGTATTTATTGTTTGGCTGTCGACATCTCTGTTTAACCTTTTGCTCATACTATGAAATTTGCTGAGTTTAGTTCAGTGTTGATTCAATTCAGTGCACTGATTctctaaggctgtgtttggaaCTTTGGATATGCAAGTGATTTGAATTACAAACACAATCAATAAACAATAGAATTGTAACTAAATTTCTATGTTTAGTTCACTATCAATTTAGTTTAGAACACTGATTCTACTGAGACTGCATTTAGATACACAACTGATAAACACTCATCCAATCAATAAACGACCTTTTTCTAAGTAATTGGCTTAGTTCAGATTTCTATCAATTTGATTAAGCACACTGATTTCATAAGGATGCATTTGGAACTTCCTTTATGAAACCAAGTGGAATTGCAAACGCTCACCCAATTGAATTAGTTTGGTTGTTTCCACTTCACTGAGTAATTAATGCAATTGAATTAGTTGGCACTGCCAGATTCAGcctactttttgtttttttgcagATTTCTTTTTGATGGCCTTGTTTTTCTAGTTACTGAAAAAAAGTATTCATACTTATAATTATGACAAAAAATTTGCTTGTAGTGTATCCAGTATCAGTAGGAAATTTATTCCACTGGTTCCTTGTTTTCTTGCATTTTTTTATTCTGTCATTGGGTTCAGTTAGAAAAGTAGAATTAAAAGAGTGGGGGAACAAAGGAAATTTGTTTTGCCATATGAACCTGGTGATGGTCCTGTGGAATGTTCTTGCCAAATTAAGATTCAAGCTCACAGCATGACCCATTGATGAAATTTCGAGATTGTTTCCAATTGATTTACCCACAGTTTTTGCTTGGATCAGCCCATATATTGACGTGTGACCCTTATGACCCACCCCTGTTGGGGACAGGATCATAAATAGGAGGCTCCTAGGGTATCTCTTGGAGAACCACTTTCAGttctcattcctacaaatgtatttGCAGCATATGCCATACATTAGCAAATGTCTGTTAACCTATCTCTTACATGCACCCAACATTTCCACTATGAGTAGTGTCTACTCTTGGCTCAAAATCCCATGTGAGAACAATAGGTGGACAGCTAAAAGCTTACCATTGAATTTCCATAAAGATAAAAATACTTAAATGGTGAACTAAAAATATctaacaattttaaaaaaaatgatggagaAACCTTGTGAAAACAATTTGAGGTGCCAGGAAACTTTAAAAGGCTCGATGGAGGTTTTAATTTATAAGATGTATCTAGAAAGTCCTGGGAAAACTAATGGATCTCATGTTAGTGTATATGAGGCTTTCATGGAATCCTAATGTAGGTGGTACACATTCCCATCCATGTGTCAGCTGCTAAGTGACTTAAGAATGAGTTAAAACCAGTGTGTGATCAAGTTAATTCCATCCAAGGATAATGGACCTCATGGTTACGAGACTTGATCCAATCCTCCAATGGGAATATTCAATTTAGCCTATCACTAGTATTCATGGACAAAGTGAACATCTACAGTCCTTTGTGATGAAGGGCTTATGCAATAAGATGCTTGATAGTGCATGTGTGTGcaatccgatccatccatcaggtgggcccaaccatgtaaaAGCTCTTGTTTGTACCCTCCAACATCACTGCACTTGCATCATTAAGTATCCCATTACTGCATGGAATAGTGCTAATCACCTCCTTAATCTCATCATTTCTTCTATTTCGtttgcattcacaatagttagaaatgATGCCCTGTTTTAAATGTTTCCACCCATTTGTCTGAAAGATTGTCTGCTTCAGGAACATGTATTGAATAATGAGAAGGTGATGGCAGCTGTGGAAGCAAGGGTCGGCAGTTGCGGAAGCAAGGGTCGGCCGTTGCTTTGTCCAAGAAGATGCTAAGAGAGCTCCAGAGCTAACTCGCTGCCtgccatcatcatctaaactgCAGTCTGATGCATCTGGTAATGATGCAGCAAGCAGGCCAGATCAGCCTGCCCCAAGTCTCATGCCTATTAACTGGAATCCTGGCAATTCAAATCTACAGGCTGACACAAGATGGTGGCTCCAGTTACAACCCAAtcacaaggatttcacatatgaaGGTCTAGATGCCTTGGAGGCCAAGATTGAACAGTTGAGAGATGGTGAGGTAAACCCCACTTCTAAGCTTCAGCAGGCTCCACTTACATCTGTAGATGATGATGTTGGTCTTAAAAAGAACGGTCGCTCATCTTTGTAGTTGAATTGGAGGGTGTCGGCCCCTTGCTTGAAGCATGATTCTGATGTAAGAGTGCAAGAGTTGAGGGATGTAAACAAGCAGACACTGCAGCCGCTCAAGCCCAAGTTGTGTGTGGGTCAATACGGATATTGGGATGATAAATTCATGGATTGGCAGATTTCTACAATGAATATGCATATGATTTCTACAATGAATATGCATATGAAGCAattctctgctatgaacaagatCAAGAAAATGGCCCTCAGAGTGGTTCAAGTTGCTTGCTGGAATTTGTACTTTATCTACAACTAGTTGAAGGCGAACTTAACCTCAACCCATTTTTAGAAGCATTTTGCCCTTGAAAAGCGAATTCAGCAGCATAAGAAGAAATGAGtcccatttttattttctttgatcaatctgaattttattAGAAAAGGAGTCAGTGATCTCCACTGTCATAGCCTTGTTTCAGCTTTCATCTTTTTAGATCCTGCTTTTATGGATCTTAAAGGAAATATATTACAATAAATGTTATCTTGTTATTGTATAGATATGTCACTGTTATGTTTCCACAATGAACATGTCTGACCGCATATTTATACAGATCCCTAGGGTCATCTGTCTCTCTGGTGTTGGGTATGGTCTATCAGGTCATGTACTAGCAATGGTAAAAGCACTACTATTGAAAAAAATTTTAACATtggaaatagctacggattttgaCCATAGTTATTGATAGTATAGCCGTAGCACTAATTCTAGTTTTAGCTGCAAATGTAACTAATCTTAGAAACCGATGGCTACGTTattaattgctacggattataaccgtagctataggtgaAGTGAACACTTTCTAGGCCGGCCACCcagaagcatgtgttttatcatccaaaccatctatcttcTTGTTCTATCACACAACGAAGTGTGATCCACTGCTTTATCATAGAGaactttttctttctcatggttCCTATGTAACTTGCTTCTGTTACATTTCTGACATCAACAAGTAGATCCAATTTCAAGAAGTATGCTTAGCATGATTAGGATATTTGCTAGAATCTCAGGTTAGGGAACAAGTGTTAACACTAGATACAATAATACAAGGCCACTAGCAATCTTCTGCCACTGTCCAAGTCAACAAGGTTACTGGCTTCACCAATTAAAAATACAAAACTGTTAGTAATTTGGATTGGGTAACCAGCTTCAAGTCCCAAGTTCGAGTCTGGTTCTCGAAGACATGCACCCGGATCCGATCGGGTTCAGGTGCCCATAGTTTCTTTGGATCTAGGTTATGAGTTGAATTTGAGACAAacaagagcatttacatggttgggcccacctgatggatggatcggattgCACACACATGCACTATCAAGCATCTTATTGCATAAGCCCTTCATCAAATTTACACAACTCAAGGAACATGATTGTAGGTCTAACCGCA
Proteins encoded in this window:
- the LOC131220319 gene encoding protein FAR1-RELATED SEQUENCE 5-like encodes the protein MESQPNAGVENHNGRQTNHNEHQTNHNEETISHPYDFIPEAPKEVKPIVGMVFISENVAYDFYNEYARWCGFSIRKGSTRNSMKTGETIMRSFICSKEGYRHRKHIEATDHKKRPRAMTRCDCRVKIVVHKNGSDRWEVKTFVEAHSHNLMSPSKVHCLRSHRHFTDSHKVVMDNMRKAGIGAAKVLNFFTNEAGEPEKMGFIDEDARNALKIQRRDKHGKSAQELLLYFQNKQRNDDNFTYAIQIDNECRLTSCFWADNISKIDYEAFGDVVCFDTTYKTNEFDMPFGPFVGVNHHKQSILFGAGLLFGETIEDFEWLFQSWLQAMGGKLPKAIITDQDPAIAAAIASVFPNTEHRLCMWHIVQKLPEKLGKVINEDPSFNTDWRNCVYMCDEEAEFDALWSKMIVDYNLEENKWLQDLYTIRKMWIPAYVKKTFYAGMSTTQRSEGMNAFFDYFVSHKSTLLEFAEGYDRALQKRRHNELKSDCDTLYSIPVAITSIDIEIEMAKIYTREVFYDFQVEVKASALLVNKLAFISCV